The DNA window aatttggaaacaattcaaaagtaaataatgcaagaaacggttcataaataattttagaaatagtttgaggtcactcacctccatggctcataaatcatccattaaatatcattgccttgctcaaatccaagtcttaaatcacaaactcaatgcaaacaagttccttcaaagtttggacagcacttcccctgaatttgcttacttttccagccatcatagcttcattatatccttagccagtcccaaaggtacacacacaacaacaagttcatccaatagccattcagcaagctccaagtagtactagtacaagtcaagctagggaaaagtccggaaatgaaagtttagctcaaaaccagaaaaacagttttgacgtcattttgcggtaatggcaccaaaggtactacgagtatcggatgcaggtccaagacccaccgtttcgaagctaagaaccagggctacaacaatgtagaaggtcactcagtccaaatcccagtacaactatgtcaaatatgccaaataacaaaccagaatcgtaattgcaggtttacaaattacactatgctgtaatcagtgcaactcagtctaaacaggtccaaatgcagaaattccaaaggaatatggtagctatgacatcaagctacatttcatcagaagacctcaacacccaaatccaaaacaattccagtcaaaacaacccattacaggcgcagttcttacatcctgatgaacccagaacagcaacagtaaattcggcttatctcattctacactactccaattgccctaaACTTTTATAGGCACCtctaaaacatcaatacctacaactttcatgttttaagccaaggccaattcggcctataaccataagatacaaaaccggacagaattggtgatataaaaccctaactttctcaaattccttccaaacccaaaattgattacaattatctatcatatacacctactagagtcattaaacataaattcccatcatcaaggatagccacaacatcacattcatattaaaccagaaaattcatcaataaattgaaaacttcaccaattcatctcaaaccaagaaataaaccacaaatttcagcactttagctaccactaagcacaacttaagcttcattaagtgtaggaggaagttcaatcaccactcacctagtaaacaagagagggagagttgtaggacaccttagcttccttgaacacttccacaaaatcacttactagcaccaaatggagggattttatggagtagaaacaaatttaagcaattggtttggatgatttgcactatatggaagcttgaaaattggagaagttttctttcttttcctagagagagagccggccaagaagttgaagacaagaatgaattttgtgtgatttttgagatatttaagcaattggtcaaaagtcaagaaaatgaatagttgtcctacaagtgccaccattcaccaagtgacacttgtcactacatttaaagcatttctatctttaagtctctctcacatcaatcacatctcatcctccacttatctcttaacacccgataaatgtcAACTAGTAtccaaaatttaacctaattggccgaatttttccgaacttttcgcactagtgggtcccacgtccgatatatatccttaatttctcaaaaactaaccgatactagaaaatcattttaaaactatttttgctcataaactttatctgggaatttttctaataaagaaaatgtagaaaaggcgggcgattaaataaaataaaccctagaaaattagaaaatttccgggttctcaaactcattttttttcggggcgtcacatgaTAGATATCCAGTACCCTCATAAAACAGCGCAAAGATGTTGAGGATCCATTAGCTAGAATTAGCATGTCATCCGTGAAAGCCAAGTGGGTTACTCCAGGGCAATCCTGGGGTACCTTAAACCCCTGGTGTGATGGCTGGGTTGTAAGGTTGTTCAGACCCCACGATAGAACCTCCGCAGCTATAACAAATAATGCAGGAGAGATTGGGTCCCCCTGACGGAGACCCCTGCTCGATTTAAAGAAGCCGTATGCTGCCCCATTGACCATAACCGAAAACCAGACGTTTGACACCAATCGCCAGACATATCAATGAAGCATTCCCCAAACCCAAACTTCCGCAATACCCTAATAAGATGGAGCCATGACACTCGGTCATAAGCCTTGGCCATGTCCAATTTTAGCACAACGTTCCCCCCTCTCGCCTTCTTCCCATTGCCTGCTACAATTTCTTGAGCCAAAAGATAGTTCTCCGTAATATTCCGGCCCTTAACAAACCCTGACTGCTGGGGAGAGACTAATTTGGCAACAAAGTAGCCATTCTATCAGACAAGATACGCGACAACACTTTATTAATGAAATTGCAAAGGCTTATAGGCCAAAAACTAGAGAAATCCTGAGGATTTGAGACTTTCGGAATAAGAACAATAGAAGTCGGAGTAACGAAGCACGAAAGCTCCGCCCCACAGAAGAAACTCACCACGGCATTATACACATCCTGGGCAATAATATCCCATGCAAAGGTAAAGAACTTACCTGTAAATCCGTCTGGACCCGCTGCACTGTCCCCATCCATGGCATGAACCACTAGCATCACTTCTTCCTTTGAAGGAATATCCTCTAGGGCCAGGTTCTCCTCTCGCGTGAGCACAGGAGAGATGAGCGGAATCAACTCAGTGCTGGGCGCCACAGATTCAGAATACAATCTAGAGAAAAACCAAATGGCCTCAGTGGCAATATCCCCATCCTCCTCCACCCAAATTCCCGCCGACATTTTAATTCCATGGATCGTACCTTGCACTCTGCGTTGCCTAACTGCCGCGTGAAAGAATTTAGAATTCCGGTCCCCACTTGAGAGTCATTTGACACGAGCCTTTTGGCTCCAAAACTGCTCCTCTATTGTCGCCTGCGCCTCCTGCAAGCTAATGTGAGCCTCCTCCGAGTCCTCACTTTCCGCTGCTGTTTCTGCTAGAGCCATCTTCGACTCCGCCACCTTAATAACCTCAAAAATATCCCCAAAGGAACATTTATTCCATTACAGAATGGCCCTCCTTGCGGCCAATAGTTTGGTGTACAACACATGCTAGGGAGATCCATTCACGAGCAAATTCCAAGCATTGTGGATCACTTCCAGCAGAAAGGCCTGTGACGTCCAAACATTCAGAAAACGGAATGATCGCATCTTATCATCCTGACGGGTGGCAAACGTGATCTTCAAAGGGGCATGATCTGAAGTGTGTCTAGCCAGATGGACCATTGAGATAGAGGCAGAGAAATCTGCACATTCACCATTCACTAGGAGCCAATCCAACTGCTTCCACACTCGAGCTCTACCCCGCCTATTGTTACACCAAGTGAAGCTAGGCCCTGAGAACCCTGCATCAAAGACCTCGGCTTTCTCCATGAATGACATAAGATCCAACCCCTCTGTAGGGACAAAGGAACGTCCCCCTTGTTTTTCGGCCGGAGCCAAGATCACGTTAAAGTCCCCCCTATACACCACGGCCGTAACCACGGTTTATCAAGCAAGAGATCCTTCCATAGGTCCTTGCGAGCCTCCACAGAGCATCTCGCATGGACCCAGAAAAACACCAAAGAACCCGGCAACGATGGATGATGAATATCTAACGCAATGTATTGATCAGAAGAACCAAccaacaaacaaacaaatggCGACTTATAGAATACCCAAATATCAGTGGACATATTGACCATTACATAATCAAACAAAAGCTGCAAACATATAGTCTCAAGCTTAGAAACATCTAACTTAGGTTCACAGATGGAAAGAAATTGAACGTTATGCATATGAATTAACCTGATCAATCTCCTAAGATTAGGAGTTTTTGACACTCCCTTAATGTTCCAAAATAAAGCATTAATCATGGGTCAACACATTGAAAGAATTATGAGAAGATGTCAAAGAGCGAAGCTGTCTATCTGAGGGGAATTTAGCACGTATACCTTTAACCTTCACCTGCGTAAAGCCCTACTCGATCTCCAGGGCCTGATCAACATTAAGTGCCAACAGTGACGATTCCATCGGAGATCCATGCGGCCTGTCCAACCTTGGAGACAGGTTCCCAGCAACTCACGGCAGCTCCTCCTCAGGCATAGCTGCCACTGGACTATCCAACTCACACTCCAAGTCTCCCCCACCCTCACACTCGCTCGGCAAAGTTGCTGTGGCCACATACGCCACCTCCTCCCCCTCAGCCACAGTGAACCCACCCGTGCCAAGCACCACCAGACCCACAGCTGCTCCTCTAGCCGCACCCTTGACCAGCCCAGCCCTCCTCTCGTCCACTACCTCCTCCACTCCCATCATGATCGCACACATCGCCTCCCCTCCCTCAACCTCAACAACCTCACTGCCCCCACCGGAACCAAGCACTACCAGTCCTGCGTTTGCCCCTCCAGCTATACCGTCGACCAGCCCCTCCTTCTCCTCGTCCGTGAGCTCCTCCACTCCCAGCTTGAGGATAGGCTCACCCGCAGTCAAAGGAGCGTTCCCTCGGCCAGCAACGCAATCTGGGTCACGCACTGCAACCTTTCGTGCCCCACACACAACAGCTTCGATCCCAGGACCAGGCGCCTTGACGCCCTCCTTGCTG is part of the Coffea eugenioides isolate CCC68of unplaced genomic scaffold, Ceug_1.0 ScVebR1_118;HRSCAF=515, whole genome shotgun sequence genome and encodes:
- the LOC113755095 gene encoding uncharacterized protein LOC113755095 is translated as MRVFCWTREFHINRESSLVSVWVSLPALPIHFYDKHSLFFILSPVGAPLFLDSATMSGARPTIARACVEIDLLKPVCTRVWVAVEGEMGFWQSILVEHLPSYCSSCWRLGHSNAECKKDRTTVLHQSQPARNLGGNVTLQFCSKEGVKAPGPGIEAVVCGARKVAVRDPDCVAGRGNAPLTAGEPILKLGVEELTDEEKEGLVDGIAGGANAGLVVLGSGGGSEVVEVEGGEAMCAIMMGVEEVVDERRAGLVKGAARGAAVGLVVLGTGGFTVAEGEEVAYVATATLPSECEGGGDLECELDSPVAAMPEEELPYSSSIVAGFFGVFLGPCEMLCGGSQGPMEGSLA